The following are encoded in a window of Catenulispora sp. EB89 genomic DNA:
- a CDS encoding precorrin-8X methylmutase: MTARTVHPIEAESYRILRTHFDTSALPPYTRAVVERVIHASADFDYGTDLVADEAALARAAAALGAGAPIVADVEMVAAGITRRDALCAIKHPDAPGLAAAEGITRSAAALRIAAEQAGPGAVYVIGCAPTALFELVAIAEQARPALVIGLPVGFVGAAESKAALRDSGLPAVSNVSGKGGSAVAAAALNALIYQDLVKEGNAS, translated from the coding sequence ATGACCGCCCGCACCGTCCACCCCATCGAGGCCGAGTCCTACCGCATCCTGCGTACGCACTTCGACACCTCCGCCCTCCCGCCCTACACCCGAGCGGTCGTCGAACGCGTCATCCACGCCAGCGCCGACTTCGACTACGGCACCGACCTGGTCGCCGACGAGGCCGCGCTGGCCCGCGCCGCCGCCGCGCTGGGCGCCGGCGCCCCGATCGTCGCCGACGTCGAGATGGTCGCTGCCGGGATCACGCGCCGCGACGCCCTGTGCGCCATCAAGCACCCCGACGCTCCGGGCCTGGCCGCCGCCGAGGGCATCACGCGCTCCGCCGCCGCGCTGCGCATCGCCGCCGAGCAGGCCGGCCCCGGCGCCGTCTACGTGATCGGCTGTGCGCCGACCGCGCTGTTCGAGCTCGTCGCGATCGCCGAGCAGGCCCGGCCCGCGCTGGTCATCGGGCTGCCCGTGGGCTTCGTCGGTGCGGCGGAGTCCAAGGCCGCGCTGCGGGACTCCGGGCTGCCGGCCGTGTCGAACGTCTCCGGCAAGGGCGGTTCGGCCGTCGCCGCCGCCGCGCTCAATGCTCTGATATACCAGGACCTGGTGAAAGAAGGCAACGCATCATGA
- a CDS encoding indolepyruvate ferredoxin oxidoreductase subunit alpha, giving the protein MSVLIAEVRACQGCGACLLTCPEHAIRPRAGTLVVHPDRCTGCGECVEVCPVDAIVLIEPEHTP; this is encoded by the coding sequence ATGAGTGTCCTGATCGCCGAGGTGCGTGCGTGCCAGGGGTGCGGCGCCTGCCTGCTTACGTGTCCGGAGCACGCCATCCGCCCCCGCGCCGGAACCCTCGTCGTGCATCCCGACCGCTGTACCGGCTGCGGTGAATGTGTCGAGGTATGCCCAGTCGACGCCATCGTCCTCATCGAGCCGGAGCACACGCCATGA